From Phacochoerus africanus isolate WHEZ1 chromosome 13, ROS_Pafr_v1, whole genome shotgun sequence, a single genomic window includes:
- the LOC125113254 gene encoding uncharacterized protein LOC125113254, whose translation MWIRGGTEQLLSQRIYRIRSQLIGSAGLHSLTLQRPPALRAAGGIQKGNHAAPRVPRPVLPPRRRHAGCPRGRAGHGKYGQSSRRAPARVRVLETLLGKRGARFPGSGSSPHPFTATLALAAFSQALVLERPGAFPAALCSRPAFSMFLQRSPSSTEVWNQRWQGKWHALFPGAGLRSPPPAPRHPSGEGGQGYIRLLSGARGGCRHWTTRAPQPGPLSQHWSLSSLGGAQAPLRSQPVRPPGGARPARGWSCFLPQDWTRAGGVAFQDVPRAGCFPVNKKTFIIVKSSNMWYVTGWSSWRAVLTCFRVEF comes from the exons ATGTGGATCCGAGGCGGAACAGAGCAGTTGTTGTCCCAGAGGATATATCGCATCCGGTCCCAGCTCATTGGCTCCGCGGGGCTACATTCACTCACACTCCAGCGCCCGCCAGCGCTCCGAGCCGCTGGAGGCATTCAAAAGGGCAACCACGCCGCCCCGCGCGTCCCCAGGCCGGTCCTACCGCCCCGGCGCCGTCACGCGGGGTGCCCGCGGGGCCGGGCTGGGCACG GGAAGTACGGTCAAAGCTCCCGAAGAGCACCTGCGAGGGTTAGAGTTCTTGAAACACTGCTAGGAAAACGTGGTGCTAGATTCCCCGGGTCCGGCTCCAGCCCACATCCGTTCACAGCTACCCTGGCACTCGCTGCCTTCTCCCAGGCTCTCGTTCTAGAACGTCCCGGCGCGTTCCCGGCCGCGCTATGCTCTCGGCCTGCCTTCTCCATGTTTCTCCAGCGCTCTCCCTCGTCAACCGAGGTTTGGAACCAGAGGTGGCAAGGGAAGTGGCACGCGTTATTTCCGGGCGCTGGCCTacgttcccccccccccgccccacgccACCCCTCCGGCGAGGGTGGACAGGGCTACATCCGCCTGCTCAGCGGCGCCCGAGGGGGCTGCAGACACTGGACGACCCGGGCTCCCCAGCCCGGGCCGCTCTCCCAACACTGGAGTCTTTCGAGCCTCGGAGGAGCGCAGGCGCCGCTGCGCTCCCAGCCCGTCcggccaccagggggcgcccGCCCGGCGCGGGGCTGGAGCTGCTTTCTTCCCCAGGACTGGACGAGGGCCGGCGGAGTTGCTTTCCAAGATGTACCCCGGGCCGGCTGTTTCCCAGtgaataaaaagacatttataat